In Scylla paramamosain isolate STU-SP2022 chromosome 30, ASM3559412v1, whole genome shotgun sequence, the following are encoded in one genomic region:
- the LOC135116093 gene encoding LOW QUALITY PROTEIN: katanin p80 WD40 repeat-containing subunit B1-like (The sequence of the model RefSeq protein was modified relative to this genomic sequence to represent the inferred CDS: deleted 2 bases in 2 codons) — MDRRSRSPLKKPEMKRRTLSITRRRRLSVDEGRQVTHARKEFVAHGANVNCLALGHKSGRVLVTGGDDKKVNLWAVGKPNCILSLSGHTTPVECVRFGGSEELVCAGSLSGALKIWDLEATKIVRTLTGHKANIRCIDFHPYGDFIGTGSLDTNIKLWDIRRKGCIFTYKGHNLTVNSLKFSPDGQWIASAGEDCNVKLWDLRAGKMMTEFAQHPGPVSDVEFHPHEFLLASASHDRTVNFWDLEKFSLVSATDADTGPIRTIAFHPDGDCVYAGSPDVLKVYGWEPARTFDTVAMGWGKIQDIAIAQNQLIGAGFHGVHVSLYVVDLKRVQPFGGPQQDVPSTFRYGAAIRKSFSKDKNSGKATVESMKVEEASDTGGEEPPEEDPPPEITNLNDYNVIFRTRRELQRTPPLPEPKPTINNNNDPMVPQVMSSPDVIRPEPVRPVPASSARPTTPDTTRRGSHGVSHLPRPITTPRENATPRYDNGNQPQTPPSNPSSFSSLFERRSSTQDPSLYNSPHSCSGITHSAVAEAPTSAISRTEREPCPRAAGKHGDMSGAPCESEGNRYHIRHSPSEPYLVRQSSSPVPPVSSHAYHDSAPSLPQLARPDITNLSRTEASSKPDLTSHSKPMDRPALVRPGPRPHLPQSPDVTYLGSSKTTSPEISYMGTPKEPPDYSYQKENVKEVDYSSAFSSHSDKGIINFDDFMPNKLGGLSLGGGGTGTTSLTGIAGTEMSEQEVINSIMGGHSSMMSVISARARGLQIVHKLWQTKDLKTAVEHALNTGDQALLADLLTIINLRPRGRSSWNLDLLTALLPPVSLMLQSKYETHVSVGSNALKLMIKNFAVMIKSNMTGPIHSVGVDISREERYNKCVECYNHMMSIRAFLLKRQTVQGKMGTVYRELVILMQAFE; from the exons AGCTTGTCAGGCCACACCACCCCAGTAGAATGTGTGCGGTTTGGAGGGTCGGAGGAGCTGGTGTGTGCTGGCTCCCTCAGCGGCGCCCTCAAGATCTGGGACCTGGAGGCTACCAAGATTGTGCGCACCCTCACTGGCCACAAAGCAAACATCCGCTGCATCGACTTCCACCCCTACGGTGACTTCATTGGCACTGGCTCCCTTGACACCAACATTAAG CTGTGGGACATCCGGCGTAAGGGCTGTATCTTCACCTACAAGGGCCACAACCTCACTGTCAACAGCCTTAAGTTCTCGCCAGATGGACAGTGGATTGCGTCAGCCGGTGAGGACTGCAATGTTAAG CTGTGGGATCTTCGGGCGGGCAAGATGATGACGGAGTTTGCTCAGCAC CCGGGGCCAGTCAGCGATGTAGAGTTCCACCCACATGAGTTCCTCCTCGCTTCCGCCTCACATGACAGAACCGTCAACTTCTGGGACCTGGAAAAATTCTCATTGGTGTCTGCCACAGATGCCGACACTGGCcccatcag AACCATAGCCTTCCACCCTGACGGGGACTGTGTGTATGCTGGCTCCCCTGACGTGCTCAAGGTGTATGGGTGGGAGCCAGCCCGCACGTTTGACACAGTGGCCATGGGCTGGGGCAAGATACAGGACATTGCCATTGCCCAGAATCAGTTG ATTGGCGCAGGCTTCCATGGGGTGCATGTGTCGCTGTACGTGGTGGACTTGAAGCGGGTACAGCCCTTCGGTGGCCCCCAGCAGGACGTGCCCTCCACCTTCCGCTACGGTGCCGCCATCCGCAAGAGCTTCAGCAAAGATAAGAACTCTGGGAAAGCTAc TGTGGAGTCAATGAAGGTGGAGGAAGCGTCAGACACAGGCGGAGAGGAGCCCCCA GAGGAGGACCCGCCACCAGAGATCACCAACCTCAATGACTACAATGTTATCTTCAGAACGCGCCGTGAAC TACAGAGAACTCCACCCCTGCCAGAGCCCAAACCAaccataaacaataacaatg ACCCAATGGTGCCACAAGTCATGTCAAGCCCAGATGTGATTAGACCCGAGCCAGTGAGACCTGTGCCAGCCTCCTCGGCCCGCCCCACCACCCCGGACACCACCAGACGGGGCTCCCACGGCGTGTCCCACCTGCCCCGCCCCATCACCACTCCAAGGGAAAATGCCACCCCAAG ATATGATAATGGTAACCAGCCACAGACGCCTCCCTCAAACCCTAGCAGCTTTTCGAGTTTGTTCGAAAGACGCAGCTCCACTCAGGACCCATCGCTCTACAACTCCCCCCATAG CTGCTCAG GGATCACTCACTCAGCGGTAGCGGAAGCCCCAACCTCAGCAATCAGCCGTACAGAGCGAGAGCCGTGTCCGAGAGCCGCAGGGAAACACGGGGACATGTCTGGGGCACCTTGTGAGTCTGAGGGCAACAG GTACCACATCCGGCACAGCCCCTCCGAGCCCTACCTGGTGCGTCAGTCCTCCTCACCAGTCCCTCCCGTGTCCTCCCACGCCTACCACGACTCAGCCCCAAGCCTCCCACAGCTAGCACGACCCGACATCACCAACCTGAGTCGAACAGAAGCCTCCTCCAagcctgacctgacctcccaCAGTAAACCCATGGACCGGCCAGCCCTTGTGAGGCCCGGACCGAGGCCACACTTACCCCAAAGCCCTGATGTGACCTACCTAGGCTCCTCCAAGACCACAAGTCCTGAGATCTCTTACATGGGGACGCCAAAGGAACCACCAGACTATAGCTACCAGAAGGAGAACGTGAAGGAGGTTGACTACTCCTCAGCCTTCTCCAGTCACTCAGATAAAGGAATCATTAACTTTGATGATTTTATGCCG AACAAGCTAGGCGGGCTGAGTCTGGGCGGTGGCGGAAcaggcaccaccagcctgacggGGATTGCCGGCACTGAGATGTCAGAGCAGGAGGTGATCAATAGCATCATGGGCGGCCACTCCTCCATGATGTCCGTCATCTCTGCCCGAGCGAGGGGACTCCAGATCGTGCACAAGCTGTGGCAGACCAAGGATCTCAAGACAGCGGTGGAGCATGCCCTCAACACCGGAGACCAGGCATTACTGGCTGACCTGCTCACCATCATCAATCTGCGCCCG CGTGGCAGGTCAAGTTGGAACCTTGACCTCCTGACAGCCCTCCTGCCACCCGTCAGTCTGATGCTGCAGAGTAAATATGAAAC CCACGTGTCAGTTGGCAGCAATGCTCTCAAGCTCATGATCAAAAACTTTGCGGTAATGATCAAGTCCAACATGACTGGCCCTATCCACTCTGTTGGGGTGGACATCTCCAGGGAAGAaag GTACAACAAGTGTGTGGAATGCTACAACCACATGATGTCAATCCGAGCGTTCCTCCTGAAGCGGCAGACAGTGCAGGGCAAGATGGGCACAGTCTACAGGGAGCTGGTCATCCTGATGCAGGCGTTTGAGTAG